The following are encoded in a window of Streptomyces sp. 11x1 genomic DNA:
- a CDS encoding DUF6284 family protein — MKHIGAVQTAVTRDEFDGGPTAAELDAIERELPLIEAEVELLDVQISLLDQPVTTLDGRRLRRARRKVLAARRDLTNQAVAGTAVAA; from the coding sequence ATGAAGCACATCGGTGCTGTTCAGACGGCCGTTACCCGCGACGAATTCGACGGCGGTCCGACGGCCGCTGAGCTGGACGCGATCGAGCGGGAGCTCCCGCTGATCGAGGCGGAAGTCGAGTTGCTGGACGTACAGATCAGCCTGCTGGACCAGCCGGTCACCACGCTGGACGGCCGCCGTCTGCGCCGGGCCCGGCGCAAGGTGCTCGCCGCCCGCCGCGACCTCACCAACCAGGCCGTGGCCGGGACGGCGGTGGCCGCGTGA
- a CDS encoding GntR family transcriptional regulator: MSQQVSPRGTFLKIAEAVKAQIESDPSLTELPSAADLMRDHGVSRGVALRVFGVLQKDGIAEPVPGGRWRVVREGQPEDRRPLADRIAAIIADDGLEVGAEFPSASALSTRFDVSRPTVSKALDKLEAAGWLSEGRQGKVRTVRAVPSREGQAQQ, translated from the coding sequence GTGTCTCAGCAGGTCAGCCCTCGGGGAACCTTTCTGAAGATCGCAGAAGCGGTGAAGGCTCAAATCGAGTCCGATCCGTCGCTGACGGAGCTTCCGTCAGCCGCAGACCTCATGCGCGATCACGGAGTCTCGCGCGGTGTCGCACTCCGCGTGTTCGGCGTGCTTCAGAAGGACGGGATCGCTGAGCCAGTACCCGGCGGCCGGTGGCGTGTGGTGCGCGAAGGTCAACCTGAGGATCGCCGACCTCTCGCCGACCGCATCGCGGCCATCATCGCGGATGACGGCCTTGAGGTGGGGGCAGAGTTCCCGAGCGCGTCGGCGTTGAGCACGAGGTTCGACGTATCGCGCCCCACAGTGAGCAAGGCTCTAGACAAGTTGGAGGCGGCCGGGTGGCTGTCGGAGGGAAGACAGGGGAAGGTGCGAACGGTGCGCGCCGTACCGAGTCGGGAGGGACAGGCCCAGCAGTGA
- a CDS encoding HD domain-containing protein has protein sequence MSNTGLPEWAYPLAESLLAEPLPRRWKHSLGVAERARSIAAALGPDAELLEAAAVLHDIGYAPDLAKTGFHPLDGARYLRDVEQADERVVRLVAHHSCAWMEAEARGLRDELESEFPRETPELIDALCFCDMNTTPDGTPTNPVDRVNEIAGRYGPDSLIGTFIRRAEPEILASTARVLGRLAATKLQPT, from the coding sequence GTGAGCAATACAGGACTGCCAGAGTGGGCCTATCCCCTCGCAGAGTCACTGCTCGCTGAGCCGCTGCCGCGCCGATGGAAGCACTCCCTGGGAGTCGCAGAGCGAGCGCGAAGCATCGCGGCCGCGCTGGGCCCGGACGCTGAGCTACTGGAAGCTGCGGCCGTGCTCCATGACATCGGCTATGCGCCGGACCTGGCCAAGACCGGCTTTCACCCGCTGGACGGCGCCCGGTATCTCCGCGACGTGGAGCAGGCAGACGAGAGGGTCGTACGGCTGGTCGCGCACCACTCGTGTGCGTGGATGGAAGCCGAAGCGCGAGGGCTTCGCGATGAGCTGGAGAGCGAGTTCCCGCGCGAGACCCCCGAACTCATTGACGCGCTCTGCTTCTGCGACATGAACACCACGCCGGACGGCACCCCGACGAATCCCGTGGACCGGGTGAACGAGATCGCCGGGCGGTACGGGCCCGACAGTCTCATTGGCACGTTCATCCGCCGCGCCGAGCCTGAGATCTTGGCCAGCACGGCTCGAGTCCTCGGTCGGCTCGCCGCCACCAAGCTTCAGCCGACGTAG
- a CDS encoding helix-turn-helix transcriptional regulator: MSNERLRSALLARGLSVHDLAEKIEVNPKTVERWITQGKVPYRRHQYAAASVLKVDVTTLWDDNRAVDSAADLSKAEIVNVYPHRHMVPAGLWREMYGRAEKYLDVLVYSGLFLSEDPQFLALLRKKVELGGNMGQTQVRILLGDPDCSAVKQRGIDEGHGFMDGKVRNALINYRPLFESHPEIRFRLHQATLYNSLYRADDEILVNTHVYGVAAYMAPVLHLRRLPGGGLFDTYANSIEQTWGGARQATEDDFKGA; this comes from the coding sequence ATGTCCAACGAGCGTTTGCGGTCGGCCCTGTTGGCTCGCGGTCTGTCGGTGCACGACCTTGCTGAGAAGATCGAGGTGAACCCGAAGACGGTCGAACGCTGGATCACGCAGGGGAAGGTGCCGTACCGGAGGCATCAGTACGCGGCGGCGTCGGTGCTCAAGGTGGACGTGACGACCCTGTGGGACGACAACCGTGCCGTCGACAGCGCTGCAGATCTCAGCAAAGCGGAGATCGTCAACGTCTATCCGCACCGTCACATGGTCCCGGCCGGGCTCTGGCGCGAGATGTACGGACGCGCAGAGAAGTACCTCGATGTCCTTGTGTACTCGGGACTGTTCCTGTCCGAGGACCCGCAGTTCCTTGCCCTGCTCCGCAAGAAGGTGGAGTTGGGGGGAAACATGGGGCAGACGCAGGTGCGCATCCTGCTGGGGGACCCTGATTGCTCAGCGGTGAAGCAGCGCGGCATTGATGAGGGCCACGGATTCATGGACGGCAAGGTTCGCAACGCCCTGATCAACTACCGGCCGCTCTTCGAGAGTCATCCCGAGATACGGTTCCGGCTGCATCAGGCGACCCTCTACAACTCCCTGTACCGCGCGGATGACGAGATCCTGGTGAACACCCACGTCTACGGCGTCGCGGCGTACATGGCTCCCGTTCTTCACCTGCGGCGACTGCCGGGCGGCGGGTTGTTCGATACCTATGCGAATAGCATCGAACAGACCTGGGGAGGCGCGCGCCAGGCGACAGAAGACGACTTCAAGGGAGCCTGA
- a CDS encoding NUDIX domain-containing protein, with protein MGRIDHFHNPDAPPANSVVPSVVAFVQNAAGQVLLIKRSDNGRWALPGGGHDAGEFISDTVVREVWEETGIKVEVIELCGIYTDPAHVLQYDDGEVRQQFSMCFRARPVGGDVRTSNETTQVRWVDPTDLSDYDIHPTMRLRIEHAMDRTRTAPYVG; from the coding sequence ATGGGTCGCATCGACCACTTCCACAACCCCGACGCCCCGCCGGCCAACTCGGTCGTTCCGTCCGTCGTGGCCTTCGTGCAGAACGCTGCGGGACAGGTGCTCCTGATCAAGCGGTCCGACAACGGGCGTTGGGCGCTTCCCGGCGGGGGGCACGACGCGGGCGAGTTCATCAGCGACACCGTGGTGCGGGAGGTCTGGGAAGAGACCGGCATCAAGGTGGAAGTCATCGAGCTATGCGGGATCTACACCGACCCCGCGCATGTGCTTCAGTACGACGACGGCGAGGTGCGACAGCAGTTCAGCATGTGCTTCCGCGCCCGTCCGGTCGGCGGCGACGTCCGTACGAGCAACGAGACGACACAGGTCCGCTGGGTCGACCCAACGGACCTGTCCGACTACGACATCCACCCCACCATGCGGCTCAGGATCGAGCATGCGATGGACCGGACGCGAACGGCGCCCTACGTCGGCTGA
- a CDS encoding Pycsar system effector family protein: protein MTAVEARLATAHAEVKAEIARTDTKTGLLLAFIGAVLAGAWTVAKDAPVTVAVCVVGGMGMSLLVAAAGLLLRAVRPNLGGPRPLGFPLWATLTPEEIGSVLAEDRCAQDIANLSRIAVAKFTNLKRAVDLTCAGGTLLILAGLCAAGGAA, encoded by the coding sequence ATGACCGCCGTGGAGGCCCGGCTGGCGACCGCGCACGCCGAGGTGAAGGCGGAGATCGCGCGGACCGATACCAAGACCGGTCTGTTGCTGGCGTTCATCGGTGCGGTGCTGGCCGGCGCGTGGACCGTGGCCAAGGACGCGCCTGTGACGGTTGCTGTCTGTGTGGTGGGCGGCATGGGCATGAGCCTGCTCGTCGCGGCGGCGGGTCTGCTGCTGCGGGCGGTGCGCCCGAACCTCGGTGGCCCCCGCCCGCTGGGCTTCCCGCTGTGGGCGACGCTCACGCCCGAGGAGATCGGCTCGGTGCTGGCCGAGGACCGGTGCGCGCAGGACATCGCGAACCTGTCCCGTATCGCGGTCGCCAAGTTCACGAACCTGAAGCGCGCGGTCGACCTGACCTGCGCCGGCGGCACGCTGCTCATCCTTGCTGGGCTGTGCGCGGCGGGGGGTGCGGCGTGA
- a CDS encoding DUF2637 domain-containing protein — MNRTGKTLLVLALVAVVVMAFRVSWNALRDVARVVGADATAATLYPFVVDGLMALALVATLVLTDQRDKAFALRVLAVYTLASLVLNYVHGLVPELHGKAVDWGRLADWDPANWALVLLATSLPVGSIYFGSDLVAKVLHHQPTAAVRAPDGKRADESAHLPHTPADTPHALPDTTPTDIRLDAAPAVSAQMEDRADAVRTDDPHTPHTARTAELSAEEEAARQAQFEDAELERVRQDARRTYAESVQAARPLSARALGEAYGMSESWARKQILAVRDADEADRPHLVAVGGQ, encoded by the coding sequence GTGAACCGGACCGGGAAGACACTGCTGGTGCTGGCCCTGGTCGCGGTGGTCGTCATGGCGTTTCGGGTGTCGTGGAACGCGCTGCGGGACGTGGCCCGTGTGGTCGGTGCGGATGCGACCGCAGCGACCTTGTACCCGTTCGTGGTCGACGGCCTGATGGCGCTCGCCCTGGTCGCCACGCTGGTGCTGACCGACCAGCGGGACAAGGCGTTCGCGCTGCGGGTGCTGGCCGTCTACACCCTCGCCTCACTCGTCCTCAACTACGTCCACGGACTCGTGCCCGAGCTCCACGGCAAAGCCGTGGACTGGGGACGGCTGGCCGACTGGGACCCCGCGAACTGGGCCCTGGTACTGCTGGCCACCTCCCTCCCGGTCGGGTCGATCTACTTCGGTTCCGACCTGGTGGCCAAGGTGCTGCACCACCAGCCCACCGCCGCCGTGCGGGCGCCGGACGGGAAGCGTGCGGATGAATCCGCACACCTTCCGCACACCCCCGCCGACACCCCGCACGCCCTCCCCGACACCACCCCCACCGACATCCGTCTGGACGCTGCTCCGGCCGTATCGGCGCAGATGGAAGACCGTGCGGATGCCGTGCGGACGGACGATCCGCACACCCCGCACACCGCCCGCACGGCGGAGCTGAGTGCGGAGGAGGAAGCCGCACGGCAGGCTCAGTTCGAGGATGCGGAGCTGGAGCGTGTGCGGCAGGACGCACGCCGTACGTACGCCGAATCCGTACAGGCCGCACGCCCCCTGTCCGCCCGTGCGCTGGGTGAGGCGTACGGCATGAGCGAGTCGTGGGCACGTAAGCAGATCCTCGCCGTCCGCGACGCCGACGAGGCCGACCGGCCGCACCTGGTCGCCGTGGGCGGTCAGTAG